The genome window CGAGCACCTGCCGTCCGAACCGCCCGCGCGGGAGGCGCTCTACCGTTCGCGCCTCGCCGAACGCGCGGCAGCCGAGGGCGAGGTACTGGTGGTGCTGGACAACGCCTCCTCCACCGCACAGGTCCGCCCGCTGCTGCCCGCACACCCGGGGAACCGCGCGCTGGTCACCAGCCGCAACGTGCTCGCCGACCTCGCCGGGGCACGGCAGTTCCGGCTGGACGTCCTCGCCCCGCGGGACGCGCTGGACCTGCTCGCCACGGCGCTGCGCACGGCCTGGCCGCAGGACACTCGCATCGATGACGATCCCGGAGGGGCGCGTGAGTTGGCGGTGCTGTGCGGGCACCTCCCGCTGGCGCTGCGCATCGCCGCGGCGATCCTCGTCGACGATCCGCAGCGGCCGGTCGGCGATCTGGTCGAGGATCTGCGGGACGCGTCGACCCGGCTCGGCGAGCTGACCTACGGCGACAGCATGGCGGTGCATGCCGCGTTCGACCTCTCCTACGCCTTGCTTCCGCCCGAGGAGCAGCGCCTGTTCCGGTTGCTCGCCCTGTCCACCGGGCCGCACGTGAGCGCTGGTGCGGCCGCCGCGCTCCTGGGTGTGCAGGAGCGGACGGCGCGCAAGCTGCTGCGTTCGCTGCGAAGGGCGCACATGGTGCTGCCTGGCGACAACGGGGGCGAGTTCCGGCTGCACGACCTGCTGCGCCTCTACGCCCTCGACCGCGCGCAGCGCGAGGAGCCGGCCGCCCGGCTCGCGGCCGTCGAACGGCTCCTCGATCACTACGTCGAGTCCGCCGCGGCAGCCGCCGACTTCCTGCGCCCCGTCTCGGTTCGGGCCCCGGGGCCGTGGCGCTTCGCCGACCGCGCCCAGGCGCTGGCCTGGCTCGACTCCGAGCGGATGTGCCTGGTGGAGGCGGTGCGCCTGGCTCACGACAGTGGCGACGACACCGACACGTGCGCGCTGGCCTTCCTGCTCTCCAGCTACCTCGACCTCCGCAAGAAGTGGGACGACTGGGCCTTCACCCAGCGCTTCGCGCTCGCGGCGGCCCGGCGGCTCGGCGATCCGGAGGCGGAGAGCCGGTCGCTGCACGGCCTCGGCAACATCGCACAGCAACTGCGGGAGCTGGACACCGCTCTGGCGCACTACAAGCAGGCGCTGGAGATCCGGGTCGCGGTCGGCGACCGGCGCGGCGAGGCGGTCACCCTCAACAACATGGGCGCGGTGCACCGCCACCTCGGCCGGCCGGACGAGGCGCTGCGGTTGTGCACGGAGGCCCTGGAGATCCACCGCGAGCTCGGACACCGCCTCGGCGAGGCCACGACGCTGAAAAACCTGGCGAGTGCGCATCGGCAGCGCGGAGACCTCCGGCGTGCGCTCGAACACGACACCGAGGCGCTGGAGCTGCATCGCGAGATCGGTGATCTGCGCGGCCAGGCGCAGGTGCTGAACAACATCGGCAACGACCACCGCCTCGCGGGCGACCACGCGGATGCCGTCGAGTGCCTGCGCCAGGCGCTCGATCTGCACCGCGAGTTCGGTGACCAGTACAGCGAGGGGCAGACGTTGTTCAACCTCGGCCTGACGCACCTGGCAGCCGGCGAGAGTCGCTCACTGGTAGCCGAATGCTGGACCCACGCCCGCAACGCCTTCGCCGACTGCGGGGACGACCGTGAGTCCGCGTGGGTCGAGGCACAACTGTCGGCGATGCTGCCGGACCTCGAAGATTCGGCCTGAATACCACCAACAGCGCATTGAGCACCCATTCGCCGCACACCACGACGCATCGATCACATCCGCGCGACCCGGAGGTCCGTGCACCGCGGGTTCATGCCCGCTGGGCCGGTTCAGCGATGGTGATCTCACGATCGTGTGGAACCTCGTTCGGGCATTGGCCCACCCCCCGAACGGCTGGTTTCGTCCCCTGCGTCGGTGACGCCAGCAGAAGGGTCAGGTGCGTGCGATGCAGCCTTTCCAGCAACCGGAGTTCTACATGCCGTACCCGGCACGTCTGAACCCGAACCTGGAACGGGCCCGGGACCACAGCAAGACGTGGGCCTACGCGATGGACATGATCGACGTCCCGCAGGAGGGGACGATCATCTGGGACGAGAACGACTTCGACTCGCACGACTACGCGCTGCTGTGCGCCTACACCCATCCTGACGCCGACGGACCGATGCTCGACCTCATCACCGACTGGTACGTCTGGGTCTTCTACTTCGACGACCACTTCGTCGAGCTGTACAAGCGCAACCCCGACCTCGCGGGCGCCAAGGAGTACCTCGACCGCCTGCCCGCGTTCATGCCGGTCGA of Saccharopolyspora erythraea contains these proteins:
- a CDS encoding ATP-binding protein translates to MVGTRNDFGGTVRDGHVVQAGRIDQVVLAAQPPQALSGLPAAPAEFAGRTAELDALLALLAGPSATPASASPEPTTSPGPTTASPVLITAVAGLAGVGKTTLALRAAHQARDNGWFPGGILFLDLRGHDTAGPVDGGAALAALLQELGVAREHLPSEPPAREALYRSRLAERAAAEGEVLVVLDNASSTAQVRPLLPAHPGNRALVTSRNVLADLAGARQFRLDVLAPRDALDLLATALRTAWPQDTRIDDDPGGARELAVLCGHLPLALRIAAAILVDDPQRPVGDLVEDLRDASTRLGELTYGDSMAVHAAFDLSYALLPPEEQRLFRLLALSTGPHVSAGAAAALLGVQERTARKLLRSLRRAHMVLPGDNGGEFRLHDLLRLYALDRAQREEPAARLAAVERLLDHYVESAAAAADFLRPVSVRAPGPWRFADRAQALAWLDSERMCLVEAVRLAHDSGDDTDTCALAFLLSSYLDLRKKWDDWAFTQRFALAAARRLGDPEAESRSLHGLGNIAQQLRELDTALAHYKQALEIRVAVGDRRGEAVTLNNMGAVHRHLGRPDEALRLCTEALEIHRELGHRLGEATTLKNLASAHRQRGDLRRALEHDTEALELHREIGDLRGQAQVLNNIGNDHRLAGDHADAVECLRQALDLHREFGDQYSEGQTLFNLGLTHLAAGESRSLVAECWTHARNAFADCGDDRESAWVEAQLSAMLPDLEDSA